Proteins from a single region of Fodinibius sp. Rm-B-1B1-1:
- a CDS encoding DUF4175 family protein: MSLDPSTEKLIQPFLDAVHTTHQRLTRNYYLAIVAIIIAILIFGFALLGLVETGYYLSSSVKTIGLLSVIVAAISAGVYTYSHYSSPTFRHLYQQFSRQKNRSQLADAFDLHLENNRNNSLKEAAIKQNISKLNPRKIHEELRDFSDSHPLKKLYRKALGVVLFGMGTLVLFIFSNPMATERLATFWATFNPPNPYNFVVEPGSVTVEQGESFAPTIRFTDEVPNDISLSFKSNIENQYRERRPESVDDAAASFTPISISTNGTYYLTMDGFKSEAYEINVQLRPRFESLTFNVIPPDYTQLDSTTYSYPLSKVQAYQGSTIEITGVPNKSLSELLYISSNLDDTLEVYQDTTQANRYTIKTKVEALDTLSFRMQDETNLTNKNNFQVVIDPRTDQPPFVDLIAPTENITMQNPEPVNIEYEAGDDFGLTRAELHYEHQRAFTSEPEIGSIELQTPSINDQQSYTWQLSELNPKARDQITYWVRVYDNDRYSGAKKGESQKMDITFPSATEYMDELDSREREVSESLEDVSKSFDQMQQEYDEFRKKLQQNPETDWEQKQQLEDVERERQEIDKKVDDLNKKFEQIKKDIEQNQSLSPETMESYDELQKLMKEINDPELEKALDELRNSLGEMSPDEMREALQNYEFNEEQYRQRINRTLNLFKSLKLNSDLEKAARSLEDLAEQEKTLSESNAPSKEEISQQKAIENDLSDLEEQLQEINENAPDKAKSKINELQEQSQQQLKEIKKQLQENIDKLQQESPDSGSEINEQQQQIRQQLEQQAQQMRAAKQQLNQQQRNVNITALEYVLHSLLNLSLNQEKLTKETEELPPRSNAFVGKAQRERNISDQFRMLSDSLYKVSSEIPSFSNQINKKKAEIEGHLNRSVEMLAERDRSNATSAQRQSLGGLNKLATMVASLLDQLNNQQGGGSGGAMSMQQLMEQIKKMSGEQQQINQQIQEMINDMQGNRLSQDQMERLNQLSKQQNRIRKQMRELQRRGELEPGDRVLSELERMSEQMEDAINDLRGGQLDESMVQRQENILSRMLNAEKAIQERGKEERREATTAEEREKQASPDVTLEELQKQVRKMINDPDYTKFTEDYQRLIEQYFELLQEYDN; encoded by the coding sequence ATGAGTCTCGATCCATCAACAGAAAAACTCATTCAACCTTTTCTCGATGCTGTCCATACTACACATCAGAGGTTGACACGAAATTATTACTTGGCCATTGTTGCCATCATTATTGCTATTCTCATTTTCGGCTTTGCCTTACTCGGCTTGGTTGAAACAGGCTACTATCTATCATCAAGTGTAAAAACAATTGGACTGCTATCCGTTATTGTCGCCGCTATTTCGGCCGGAGTTTACACCTATTCCCACTATTCCTCTCCTACCTTTAGGCATTTATATCAACAATTTAGCAGACAGAAAAACCGCTCTCAACTGGCTGATGCTTTTGACCTTCATCTTGAAAACAATCGGAATAATTCACTGAAAGAAGCAGCCATAAAACAGAACATCTCCAAGCTCAACCCTCGCAAAATACATGAAGAGCTTCGCGACTTTTCCGATAGTCATCCGCTAAAAAAATTATACAGAAAAGCTCTTGGGGTTGTACTATTCGGGATGGGGACACTGGTTCTATTCATCTTTTCTAATCCCATGGCTACCGAACGCTTAGCTACCTTTTGGGCAACGTTCAATCCCCCAAACCCCTATAATTTCGTAGTAGAACCCGGATCAGTTACCGTTGAACAAGGCGAATCTTTTGCCCCCACTATCCGATTTACAGATGAAGTTCCAAATGACATCTCACTTTCCTTTAAGTCAAATATTGAAAACCAATACCGCGAACGTCGTCCCGAATCTGTCGATGATGCTGCAGCCTCATTTACGCCCATTTCCATATCCACCAACGGCACCTACTATCTTACGATGGATGGATTTAAATCGGAAGCCTATGAAATCAATGTCCAGTTACGTCCCCGGTTCGAAAGTTTGACGTTCAATGTTATTCCACCAGACTATACCCAACTCGATTCTACAACCTACTCCTACCCTCTCTCAAAAGTGCAAGCCTACCAGGGATCAACGATTGAGATTACGGGCGTTCCCAACAAGTCGTTATCCGAGCTGTTATACATTAGCTCAAATTTAGACGATACGCTGGAAGTCTATCAAGATACCACCCAGGCTAATCGATATACGATTAAAACGAAAGTTGAAGCCCTTGATACGCTCTCTTTTCGGATGCAGGACGAGACCAATCTGACGAATAAAAATAATTTCCAGGTTGTTATTGATCCCCGAACCGATCAACCTCCTTTTGTAGATCTTATTGCTCCCACCGAAAATATTACGATGCAAAATCCCGAACCCGTTAATATTGAATATGAAGCAGGTGATGACTTTGGACTTACCCGGGCAGAGCTTCACTACGAGCATCAGCGGGCCTTTACTTCTGAACCCGAAATAGGCTCGATAGAGCTACAAACTCCATCCATCAATGACCAACAATCCTACACTTGGCAACTATCTGAATTAAATCCTAAAGCCCGAGACCAGATCACCTACTGGGTAAGAGTTTACGATAATGATCGCTACAGCGGAGCCAAGAAAGGGGAATCACAAAAAATGGATATTACCTTTCCCTCTGCAACGGAATATATGGATGAGCTGGATTCACGGGAACGAGAGGTTTCGGAATCGTTAGAGGATGTTTCAAAATCGTTCGACCAAATGCAGCAGGAATATGATGAGTTCAGAAAAAAGCTGCAGCAAAATCCGGAAACTGATTGGGAACAAAAACAACAACTTGAAGATGTTGAACGCGAGCGGCAGGAAATTGATAAAAAGGTTGACGACCTGAATAAAAAGTTTGAGCAAATCAAAAAGGACATCGAACAAAATCAGTCGTTATCTCCCGAAACGATGGAATCTTATGATGAACTGCAAAAACTAATGAAAGAGATTAACGATCCAGAGCTTGAAAAAGCGCTGGATGAGCTGCGAAATTCATTGGGAGAAATGAGTCCGGATGAAATGCGCGAAGCCCTGCAGAATTATGAATTTAATGAAGAGCAATACCGGCAACGCATTAACCGTACACTTAATCTCTTTAAGTCGCTGAAACTGAATAGCGACCTGGAGAAAGCAGCCCGTTCCCTGGAAGATTTAGCAGAACAAGAAAAAACGCTGAGTGAGTCAAATGCTCCATCAAAAGAAGAAATTAGCCAGCAAAAAGCTATTGAAAATGACCTCTCTGACTTGGAAGAGCAGTTGCAAGAGATTAATGAAAATGCGCCAGACAAAGCTAAATCGAAAATCAATGAGCTACAAGAACAGAGCCAACAGCAGTTAAAAGAGATCAAAAAACAACTGCAAGAAAATATTGATAAGTTGCAGCAGGAATCGCCCGATAGTGGCTCTGAAATCAATGAGCAGCAACAGCAAATCCGACAACAGCTTGAGCAACAAGCACAACAGATGCGGGCCGCTAAACAGCAACTCAATCAACAACAGCGCAATGTCAATATCACTGCCCTCGAATACGTGTTACATTCGTTGCTTAATCTCTCCTTGAATCAAGAAAAGTTAACAAAAGAAACGGAAGAGCTTCCTCCGCGAAGTAATGCATTTGTCGGTAAAGCGCAACGAGAGCGTAATATTTCTGATCAATTTCGGATGCTTTCTGATTCTCTTTACAAGGTTTCGTCCGAAATACCCAGCTTTTCAAATCAAATCAATAAAAAGAAAGCAGAAATTGAAGGACACCTCAACCGTTCGGTAGAAATGCTGGCAGAGCGTGACCGTTCGAATGCTACCTCGGCACAACGGCAATCACTTGGCGGGCTTAACAAGCTGGCTACTATGGTAGCTTCACTATTGGATCAGCTTAATAACCAACAAGGTGGTGGTTCGGGGGGCGCCATGAGCATGCAGCAACTGATGGAGCAGATCAAAAAAATGTCGGGGGAGCAGCAGCAAATCAATCAACAGATTCAGGAGATGATTAATGACATGCAGGGCAATCGGTTGTCGCAAGATCAGATGGAACGGCTTAATCAGCTGTCGAAACAGCAAAATCGTATCCGGAAACAAATGCGCGAACTGCAGCGACGTGGTGAGTTGGAGCCGGGTGACCGTGTGTTAAGCGAACTGGAACGAATGTCGGAACAGATGGAAGATGCAATTAATGATTTGCGCGGCGGACAACTTGATGAAAGTATGGTACAGCGACAAGAAAATATTCTATCCCGCATGCTTAACGCTGAAAAAGCTATTCAGGAACGCGGAAAAGAAGAACGCCGCGAGGCTACCACGGCCGAAGAACGAGAGAAACAGGCATCACCTGATGTAACACTTGAGGAACTCCAGAAACAAGTCCGTAAAATGATTAATGACCCTGATTACACCAAGTTTACTGAGGATTATCAACGGCTTATTGAACAGTATTTTGAACTGCTACAGGAATACGACAATTGA
- a CDS encoding MBL fold metallo-hydrolase, with protein MKLSQTTIGPFTLYSIEAGRFRLDGGAMFGVVPKTLWGRQMDVDDKNRIHMAMRCLLIESHNTGKLYLVDNGSGTKFDEKFENIYQLDYSDYDLLSSLEEHGFSPEDITDIIFSHLHFDHCGGTTYYDDDGNLRHTFPNATYHVTEKQLETATNPNAREKASFLADNIDPIKNWDKLNIVGPNHQYEEGLDALPVNGHTLGQQLPRITGDEKAIVFAADLIPTHVHLPLPWVMGYDMYPVTTLEEKENYLDQAVENNWHLFLEHDADQEMVTVKKEKGKFSVDQKLTLSQLTN; from the coding sequence ATGAAGCTATCCCAAACGACTATTGGACCATTTACCTTGTATAGCATCGAAGCCGGCAGATTTCGCCTCGATGGCGGTGCTATGTTTGGTGTAGTACCTAAAACGCTGTGGGGACGACAAATGGATGTTGATGACAAAAACCGGATCCACATGGCCATGCGTTGCCTGCTTATTGAGTCTCACAACACTGGCAAACTTTACTTAGTCGATAATGGCTCGGGCACCAAATTTGACGAAAAGTTTGAGAATATTTATCAGCTGGATTATTCCGACTACGATTTGCTGAGCTCTCTCGAAGAACATGGATTTAGTCCCGAGGATATTACCGACATCATTTTTTCTCACCTCCATTTCGACCATTGTGGCGGCACTACGTATTATGATGACGATGGGAACCTGCGGCACACTTTCCCCAATGCCACCTATCATGTGACTGAGAAGCAACTTGAAACGGCTACCAATCCCAATGCACGGGAGAAGGCAAGCTTTTTGGCCGATAATATCGATCCCATTAAAAACTGGGATAAGCTAAATATTGTTGGTCCCAATCATCAGTACGAAGAAGGCTTGGACGCCCTGCCGGTTAACGGACATACATTGGGCCAACAACTACCAAGAATTACAGGAGATGAAAAAGCTATTGTTTTTGCTGCTGACCTTATTCCAACCCATGTACATCTTCCCCTGCCCTGGGTGATGGGTTACGACATGTATCCCGTAACCACACTCGAAGAAAAAGAGAACTATTTAGATCAGGCTGTTGAAAATAACTGGCACCTCTTTTTGGAACACGATGCTGACCAGGAAATGGTAACAGTTAAGAAAGAAAAGGGGAAGTTTTCTGTTGACCAAAAGCTAACGTTATCGCAGCTAACTAATTAG
- a CDS encoding MerR family transcriptional regulator, translated as MKKLYYSIGEVSDITDVEAHVLRYWETVFDELNPKKNKAGNRVYKENDIETILKLKELIQEKKYSTEGAQQVLAEGGEEDSEKIPVSVKKDLKEIRLFLNKLLEKL; from the coding sequence ATGAAAAAACTTTATTACTCCATAGGTGAAGTCAGCGATATTACCGACGTAGAAGCGCATGTACTGCGCTATTGGGAAACGGTATTTGACGAATTGAATCCCAAGAAAAATAAAGCCGGTAATCGCGTTTACAAAGAAAATGATATTGAGACAATTTTAAAACTCAAGGAGCTAATTCAAGAGAAAAAATACAGCACGGAGGGTGCTCAACAGGTCTTGGCAGAAGGCGGAGAGGAAGACTCCGAGAAAATTCCTGTAAGTGTTAAGAAAGATTTGAAAGAAATTCGCCTCTTTCTTAATAAACTCTTAGAAAAACTATAG
- a CDS encoding glycosyltransferase family 2 protein yields MPEKDISKSDLELSVVVPLLDEEESIQELTSQLHEVLDGTYAYEIIFVDDGSTDQSWEKIKKVSKQNTLVSGIRLQRNYGKSSALQAGFEEAQGEFIATMDADLQDDPCEIPEMVAQLKENDLHLVSGWKKKRHDPISKTVPSRFFNKVTSLVTGIKLNDFNCGLKVYRREVIDHIYLYGELHRYIPFLAKLEGYDRIGEKVVKHHPRKYGETKFGISRFMHGFLDLLTLLFVNRYLQRPMHFFGTLGFLFLILGGAINTYLSIDKIFFGHPIGDRPLLLLGVMLMVLGAQIFSIGFLGELIQKRNEKQQKPNIREQV; encoded by the coding sequence TTGCCTGAAAAAGATATAAGCAAATCCGATTTAGAGCTTAGTGTCGTGGTTCCTTTGCTCGATGAAGAGGAATCTATCCAAGAGTTGACCAGCCAGCTCCACGAAGTGCTTGATGGAACGTATGCATATGAGATTATTTTTGTTGATGACGGGTCAACCGATCAGTCTTGGGAAAAGATAAAGAAAGTTAGTAAGCAAAATACGCTTGTTTCGGGAATTCGCTTGCAGCGCAACTATGGAAAGAGTTCGGCGCTACAAGCAGGTTTTGAAGAGGCCCAGGGTGAGTTTATAGCTACCATGGATGCCGATTTGCAGGACGATCCTTGTGAGATCCCGGAAATGGTTGCGCAGCTTAAAGAAAATGATTTACACTTGGTAAGCGGTTGGAAGAAGAAACGTCACGATCCCATTTCTAAAACAGTGCCGTCCCGTTTCTTTAACAAAGTGACGTCGTTGGTAACAGGTATCAAACTCAACGACTTCAACTGTGGACTAAAAGTGTATCGGCGCGAGGTTATTGACCATATTTATCTGTATGGAGAGCTGCATCGATATATTCCTTTTCTGGCAAAACTTGAAGGGTATGATCGGATTGGAGAGAAAGTGGTCAAACATCATCCCCGAAAATATGGAGAAACCAAGTTTGGGATTTCGCGCTTTATGCATGGTTTTTTAGATCTGTTGACCCTCTTGTTTGTCAATCGGTACTTGCAGCGACCCATGCACTTTTTTGGGACGCTCGGCTTTCTCTTTTTGATTTTAGGCGGTGCTATAAACACCTATTTGTCTATTGACAAAATATTTTTTGGTCATCCCATTGGAGATCGTCCACTGCTTTTGCTGGGGGTGATGTTAATGGTGCTGGGAGCACAGATATTTTCGATCGGGTTTTTGGGTGAACTCATTCAAAAGCGAAATGAGAAGCAGCAAAAGCCAAACATACGCGAGCAGGTTTAG